A region from the Methylocella sp. genome encodes:
- a CDS encoding MFS transporter yields the protein MVSFFPKRFLRGERNAPQSADAADTAAIEAGFIDARGRREYFQMALAAFLVSFMYSHAALLAVVFARENFDLHATGLLLSLYAFPVILFTFLSGAVAARIGVLGTCRIAVALMIVGFFSLRYTAAEFWPALISRLVQGVGQGLLLSSFVTYAQSRLNMRRFIYLIGLFSSMFAVGQAFAPPFGAYVLNAFGAQTMFLEGAIPACIGLALTFGVRPIPRPRARGLDLSSSLKRSQIFAFAAVFVNGTMFGFTAAFLAALLQAKALPIGAFFLASTTTLFASRFLAMGAFEAIDRQILVAGGFLAQGAGFALLALAGQSWLIVISGVLFGMGYSVVYPVLSAWMSEGVEPSERAGPQALLNTAFNIGIFLMPYPQALLIDAFGYGATAAILAALALFAACALFTLYLRTGRRA from the coding sequence ATGGTTTCCTTTTTTCCCAAGCGATTCTTGCGCGGCGAGAGAAACGCGCCGCAAAGCGCCGACGCCGCCGACACAGCGGCGATTGAGGCCGGCTTCATCGATGCGCGGGGGCGCCGCGAATATTTTCAGATGGCGCTCGCCGCTTTTCTTGTTTCTTTCATGTATTCGCATGCCGCGCTGCTCGCCGTCGTTTTCGCGCGCGAAAACTTCGATCTTCATGCGACCGGGCTTTTGCTTTCGCTCTATGCGTTTCCGGTGATTCTGTTCACATTTTTGTCAGGCGCCGTCGCGGCTCGCATCGGCGTTCTCGGTACTTGCCGCATCGCCGTCGCGCTGATGATCGTCGGTTTTTTCAGCTTGCGCTATACCGCCGCAGAATTTTGGCCGGCGCTCATCTCGCGGCTGGTTCAGGGCGTGGGGCAGGGCCTGCTGCTTAGCTCGTTTGTGACCTACGCGCAGAGCCGGCTCAATATGCGGCGGTTTATCTATCTCATCGGGTTGTTTTCCAGCATGTTCGCGGTGGGGCAGGCGTTTGCGCCGCCTTTCGGGGCCTATGTTCTCAATGCTTTCGGAGCGCAAACGATGTTCCTTGAGGGCGCTATTCCGGCTTGCATCGGCCTTGCGCTGACGTTTGGAGTTCGGCCCATCCCGCGTCCGCGCGCGCGCGGTCTCGACTTATCGAGCTCATTGAAACGCAGCCAGATTTTCGCCTTCGCGGCTGTTTTCGTTAACGGAACGATGTTTGGCTTCACCGCCGCCTTTCTCGCCGCTTTGTTGCAGGCCAAGGCGCTTCCTATCGGCGCTTTTTTCCTGGCCTCGACAACCACCCTATTCGCCAGCCGCTTCCTGGCGATGGGCGCCTTCGAGGCCATCGATCGGCAAATTCTCGTCGCCGGCGGATTTTTGGCGCAAGGCGCGGGCTTCGCGCTTCTGGCGCTCGCCGGGCAATCCTGGCTGATCGTCATCTCCGGCGTGCTGTTTGGCATGGGCTATAGCGTCGTCTACCCGGTTTTGTCCGCGTGGATGAGCGAGGGCGTTGAGCCAAGCGAGCGCGCCGGCCCGCAAGCGCTGCTCAATACGGCCTTCAACATCGGGATTTTTTTGATGCCCTATCCGCAGGCTCTTCTCATCGACGCGTTCGGTTATGGCGCGACAGCGGCCATTCTCGCCGCACTGGCGCTTTTTGCCGCGTGCGCTCTGTTTACGCTGTATTTACGGACAGGCAGGAGAGCCTAG
- a CDS encoding methyltransferase domain-containing protein, translating into MTQSAADPASPAFAARRADARQALDAIDPAKGGDANPADPVRRAWFEAVYALADEDPARVPWANLAPHPLTKAWISLQARGICGLRALDVGCGLGDNAECFSAAGAKVTAFDLVDEAIRWAKRRFPSTEVDYRAADLFALPEGWRQSFDLVHECYTLQALSTALLPQALAALASMLAPGGKLLLIARARDEGADMEGPPWPLPPSIFAEAERQGLRALAIEDIAATPQVGRRHWRALLGRVNDV; encoded by the coding sequence TTGACCCAATCTGCCGCCGACCCAGCCTCGCCCGCTTTCGCGGCGCGCCGCGCTGATGCGCGCCAGGCGTTGGACGCGATTGATCCGGCCAAAGGCGGCGACGCCAACCCCGCCGATCCTGTGCGCCGCGCCTGGTTCGAGGCGGTCTATGCGCTGGCGGACGAAGATCCCGCGCGCGTGCCTTGGGCAAATCTTGCGCCGCATCCTTTGACCAAAGCATGGATTTCGCTGCAGGCGCGGGGAATTTGCGGCCTGCGCGCGCTCGACGTCGGTTGTGGCCTCGGCGACAACGCCGAATGCTTTTCCGCAGCAGGGGCAAAAGTCACTGCGTTCGATCTGGTCGATGAGGCGATCCGTTGGGCGAAGCGCCGATTCCCGAGCACGGAGGTCGACTACCGAGCGGCTGATCTTTTCGCCCTGCCGGAGGGATGGCGACAAAGTTTCGATCTGGTGCATGAGTGCTATACATTGCAGGCTCTATCCACGGCGCTATTGCCGCAGGCGCTCGCAGCGCTCGCCTCAATGCTGGCGCCGGGCGGAAAGCTTCTCCTCATTGCCCGCGCGAGGGACGAGGGCGCCGACATGGAAGGTCCGCCCTGGCCGCTGCCGCCCTCGATTTTCGCGGAGGCCGAGCGGCAGGGTCTACGCGCGCTCGCCATCGAGGATATAGCGGCGACTCCGCAAGTCGGGCGCCGTCATTGGCGAGCGCTGCTCGGCCGCGTTAATGATGTTTGA
- a CDS encoding DNA polymerase III subunit chi yields MTEIWFYHLQRQSLENVLPGLIEKSLEKGWRVAVQAMSEERLDALDNWLWTYSEASFLAHGRARDGDGELQPVYLSTGGENPNGAAVRFFVEGAPMAEVLARPDGSYVRAITVFDGNDDEELALARAQWKELKDLGFALTYWQQSDAGRWERKV; encoded by the coding sequence ATGACCGAAATCTGGTTCTACCATTTGCAGCGCCAGAGTCTTGAAAACGTGCTGCCGGGCCTCATCGAGAAATCGCTCGAAAAAGGCTGGCGCGTCGCGGTTCAGGCGATGAGCGAGGAAAGGCTCGATGCGCTGGATAATTGGCTTTGGACCTATTCCGAGGCCAGTTTTCTCGCGCATGGCCGCGCCCGCGACGGCGATGGGGAGCTTCAACCGGTTTATCTTTCGACCGGCGGCGAGAATCCCAATGGCGCCGCGGTGCGGTTTTTCGTCGAAGGCGCGCCGATGGCCGAGGTTTTGGCGCGGCCGGACGGCTCCTATGTCCGCGCGATCACAGTGTTCGACGGCAATGATGACGAGGAACTTGCGTTGGCCCGGGCGCAATGGAAGGAGCTTAAGGATCTTGGCTTCGCCCTGACCTATTGGCAGCAGAGCGATGCCGGGCGCTGGGAGCGGAAGGTTTGA
- a CDS encoding leucyl aminopeptidase: MLQSIKIEFVALEPLDAQTPLPTAAKRGGKAKSAQTLVIFVGPELNFGAATRRLIGANGEALIKKAAAAAKFKGKAGSALDLIAPAGFAADRLLLIGAADEQDKAESDVVKSGANKSAVIKPETPPAADYANLGGFIIGKLGRGSSATIAFDLPRPPADAAEAVAEFALGMQLRDYRFDLYKTKKKDESEEDGLSEIFIAVADPVAARREAKLREAVAEGVLTARSLVNEPANILYPVEFANRAKALEKLGVEVEILDEPALRALGMGALLGVGQGSVRESRVVVMRWRGAKAAGAKGKTQPIAFVGKGVCFDTGGISIKPAAGMEDMKGDMAGAACVVGLIQALAARKAKVDVVGAIGLVENMPGPNAQRPGDIVKSMSGQTIEVINTDAEGRLVLGDVLWYVQDRFKPKFMVDLATLTGAVLVALGQEHAGLFTNDDELGDRLLAAGKATGEKLWLLPLGAAYDKMIDSKFADMKNTGGRHAGSITAAQFLQRFVNGAPWAHLDIAGTGMSSPATEVNQSWASGFGVRLLDRLVADHYEG; the protein is encoded by the coding sequence ATGTTGCAGTCCATAAAAATTGAATTTGTCGCGCTTGAACCGCTGGATGCTCAAACGCCGCTGCCAACGGCGGCCAAACGAGGCGGCAAAGCCAAAAGCGCGCAGACTTTGGTTATTTTCGTTGGGCCGGAGTTGAATTTTGGAGCTGCGACGCGCCGCCTCATCGGCGCGAATGGCGAGGCTTTGATCAAAAAGGCCGCCGCCGCCGCCAAGTTCAAGGGCAAAGCCGGAAGCGCGCTCGATCTGATCGCCCCGGCGGGATTCGCCGCCGACCGGCTGCTTCTCATTGGCGCGGCCGACGAGCAAGACAAAGCCGAATCAGACGTTGTTAAATCTGGCGCGAACAAATCCGCCGTAATCAAGCCGGAGACGCCCCCGGCCGCCGACTACGCTAATCTCGGCGGTTTCATTATCGGCAAGCTCGGCCGCGGCTCCAGCGCGACCATTGCCTTCGATTTGCCGCGCCCGCCGGCAGATGCGGCTGAGGCCGTCGCAGAATTCGCGCTTGGAATGCAATTGCGCGATTATCGCTTCGATCTCTACAAAACAAAGAAAAAGGACGAATCTGAGGAGGATGGCCTCAGCGAGATTTTCATCGCCGTCGCGGATCCTGTCGCCGCCCGCCGCGAAGCCAAGCTGCGCGAGGCCGTGGCCGAAGGCGTCTTGACCGCGCGTTCGCTCGTCAACGAGCCGGCCAATATCCTTTATCCGGTGGAATTCGCCAATCGCGCCAAGGCGCTGGAAAAGCTCGGCGTCGAGGTGGAGATTCTCGATGAGCCGGCGCTGCGAGCGTTGGGCATGGGCGCCCTCCTTGGGGTCGGGCAGGGCTCGGTGCGCGAGAGCCGCGTCGTCGTTATGCGCTGGCGCGGAGCGAAAGCCGCCGGCGCCAAGGGCAAAACACAGCCCATCGCCTTCGTCGGCAAAGGCGTATGTTTCGACACCGGCGGCATATCGATCAAGCCCGCCGCGGGCATGGAGGATATGAAAGGCGATATGGCCGGAGCCGCCTGCGTCGTCGGCCTCATTCAGGCGCTCGCGGCGCGGAAGGCAAAGGTCGATGTCGTCGGCGCCATCGGTCTTGTCGAAAACATGCCGGGTCCGAATGCCCAGCGCCCCGGCGACATCGTGAAATCCATGTCCGGCCAGACAATCGAAGTCATCAATACCGATGCCGAAGGTCGTCTCGTGCTGGGTGACGTGCTTTGGTATGTTCAGGATCGCTTCAAGCCGAAGTTCATGGTCGATCTTGCGACCCTCACCGGCGCGGTTCTCGTCGCTCTCGGCCAGGAGCACGCCGGGCTGTTCACCAATGACGATGAATTGGGCGATCGGCTGCTCGCCGCCGGCAAGGCGACCGGCGAAAAATTGTGGCTTCTGCCGCTTGGCGCCGCCTATGACAAAATGATCGATTCGAAGTTCGCCGACATGAAAAATACCGGCGGCCGGCACGCGGGCTCAATCACAGCCGCGCAATTCCTGCAGCGATTCGTCAACGGCGCGCCTTGGGCGCATCTCGATATCGCGGGAACCGGCATGAGTTCGCCGGCGACGGAAGTTAACCAGAGTTGGGCGTCTGGCTTTGGCGTCCGCTTGCTCGACAGGCTGGTCGCCGATCATTACGAGGGGTAA
- the lptG gene encoding LPS export ABC transporter permease LptG, with protein MIGLTLGRYFSARFLTLIMAVFITISGMIFVVDFVEMLRRTSDIEGASTQRVAMLALLRAPSASEQLMPFCVLCGAMAAFLDLTRKLELLVARAVGVSVWGFLVPPVLIAALIGVLSVALFNPLSAVMKRHADGIELQLFGRTSKDAPPADIWIRQKSVDGETIIKAKSMSNDGARLMGATAYVYDREGKFESEVDAPSAELLPGVWRLDHARILTPGEESLEVGTYLLATNLSPEQVAEGVVAPDSVPFWELPTIRMETETAGLDSTGFRLQFQSLLARPLLFIAMVLIAAAFSLRFFRFGGIAKMVSGGVGAGFVLYVATKFVGDLGGAGLLSAPVAAWSPAVVASMLGALALLHQEDG; from the coding sequence ATGATCGGCCTGACCCTCGGCCGCTATTTTTCCGCCCGCTTCCTGACCCTCATCATGGCGGTGTTCATAACGATTTCCGGCATGATCTTCGTCGTCGACTTCGTCGAAATGCTGCGCCGCACAAGCGATATAGAAGGAGCGTCAACGCAGCGCGTCGCTATGCTCGCTCTTCTGCGCGCTCCTTCGGCCTCGGAACAGCTGATGCCTTTTTGCGTCCTCTGCGGCGCTATGGCGGCTTTCCTCGACCTGACGCGCAAGCTTGAACTGCTTGTCGCGAGGGCCGTCGGCGTCTCGGTCTGGGGATTTCTCGTTCCGCCAGTGTTGATCGCGGCTTTGATCGGCGTTTTGTCGGTCGCCTTGTTCAACCCGTTGTCGGCTGTGATGAAGCGCCACGCCGACGGAATCGAATTGCAGCTGTTTGGCCGCACGAGCAAGGATGCGCCCCCAGCGGATATTTGGATCAGGCAAAAAAGTGTGGATGGCGAGACCATCATCAAGGCCAAGTCCATGTCGAACGACGGCGCCCGCCTGATGGGGGCGACCGCTTATGTCTATGATCGAGAGGGCAAGTTTGAATCGGAAGTCGACGCGCCGAGCGCAGAGCTGCTGCCGGGAGTTTGGCGTCTCGATCACGCCCGCATTCTGACGCCGGGAGAAGAAAGTCTCGAAGTCGGGACCTACCTCCTCGCCACCAATTTGTCGCCCGAACAGGTCGCCGAAGGCGTCGTTGCGCCTGATTCCGTGCCATTTTGGGAATTGCCTACGATCCGCATGGAAACCGAGACAGCAGGACTCGACTCCACGGGTTTCCGGCTGCAATTTCAATCGCTTTTGGCGCGGCCGCTGCTGTTCATCGCGATGGTTTTGATCGCGGCGGCCTTTTCCTTAAGATTTTTCCGATTTGGTGGAATCGCCAAGATGGTCAGCGGTGGCGTGGGCGCAGGGTTCGTGCTTTATGTGGCGACGAAATTTGTTGGCGACCTCGGGGGAGCTGGATTGCTAAGCGCGCCAGTGGCCGCGTGGTCGCCGGCCGTCGTCGCGAGCATGCTTGGCGCGCTGGCTTTGTTGCATCAGGAGGATGGTTGA